The window AGCTGTCACGTTGAAATTCCTTTTGACATGATGAAAGCTAGATCGATAATAGTTTAGCAATCCAAGCTTGTTTTTAATCATGTTTAGTATTGAAACATCTTCATATCTCCTTTCAAACAAACTTAATTGCAACCCTCTTGATGTTTCGTAAAGCCATACAACTATTATACCTTCTACTTCAACGCTTGATATAGTCCTGAAGTACCTGAACCCTAATAATTTGAAGCTCTTTGATGATCCCTTAACATTCATCTGCGACAACTCCTCGTGATGCTGAATCAGAGATAGCATAGTTGCATTTGAACCATCCTATATTTGGTCGAGATCAAGAGTAAGATGAAACAAGTGGTGTTTAAAGTGAGTTATGCGGTAGCAAATTCGTATGGTAACTTGTCTTTCAAAGTAGTCGTAATCCATTCATAAACATCCACATGCAAGTTTAACTCTTGCTGTGTAACGTTTAAGTTAACCTGTATTTTTAATGATTAGTGAATCCTATATTCTATATAGATTAATGATATGCCTAATGTTTTTCCCTGTGCTTTAAGATAGAGAAAATAGAAGGAAATCTTTGATAATCATTATATTGATACTTATGTCAGACaagtaaccaaaaaaaaagggtttttaTCTATATAATAAGTACACTTCTTTTCAAATTCAAATCCGAAGGCTATTGATACGTTTTCTTTTTTGATACGTAATATTTCTTCTCATCATTACAATAACAAAATCTCTCGTGGACGGCGTTCTTTATTCTGTTGGACCAAATTAATTGTTCAAGGTGTTCCATAATATTCCTGTCAAACACATTATAAAACTAACAGTACAATATTGAGAACACACTCGTTGAAAATTTCCATCATATTCACTCATGAGCATAATTTGTAAATAAAGGAAactcacacaaaaaaaaaagttctcaaAAGTCAAACCATTGGAAGAGTCAAAAACCAAAGGCTTGACCGGCCTTGAAAATGTTGCACATGAATCATAAATTCATACTATATATGTGAGATCCTACACATTCAAACTTCACCTCCAGAAATATTTGCTTATCCTAAAAACTTTCATAAATCTGTAATCTCAGGCGTTCATGTCTCAGAGTTACCTTAGTGCCCAAGAAACTAATACACTGACAACAAGAAATTACCTAATGTCACTCCATTCGACCAGAAAGCAACCTTCAAAGCCAATGAAGAGGCCTGTATCATCGCCTTTGAAGTCCATGCATCCCCAGGTTTACCGAGTCGAGCCAGCAAACTTCAAAGAGTTGGTTCAGAGGCTAACTGGTGCACCTGAGCACGATGATGTGGTTAAACCCTTCAAGAGTTTTGATGATTTGGCAAATGAGAGTTCTTCATCATTAGCATTTGATTTATCATCCTCATCATGGGGAGATTTATCACTTCAAACTCCTGCAAATCTCTCCAGATGGTAGCTTTTATAtaggacataacattttatttaCTCTTGCAGGTACTTCCATTGATTGTAATTCTCCACATGCCTATTATGTATTAGCCATTTAATAAAACGAGAAAGAAATATAAGAAAGTAATGTTTATTAACTTTTTAATGGTAACTTGTGGAATAGTAGAATGAACTATTCTGCAGAACTTTacggatttttttttcaatcatgATCATATTAAATCGGTTTTTTTTGGAGTCTATAGCTTTGATTggttaaacctttttttttttgtaaccaaataataatttgaacatttctaatttaaaacatattttaaactcgattctatactatatataattatatacatgTGGTATTTTGACACTTCCATTGAAAGAATTAATCAGTGATtctatatacacatatatataacttGTGGAAGTAATTTGAAGTTAACGACAAATAATTAACCTAAGGGTTATTCATGTCTATAGATATAATCAAGATGAGCCGTCAATGTTCTTCTCGTCAAGCAATCTTCGTCGTCGTCTTTCTCGCATCTCTCTCCCGCCGCTTCATATAATTTTGAATCCATCATTTCCTAAAatgtaattaaacatatatgAATCAAGAAATGAAAATATACCAATTACGTATAAAATCTACATTATAACCGGGTATGTAGTATATATGACTAACCAGACTAAGTATGTCGGCCGAAGATATTGTGAAGGAGGGGAAATCGGCCGGTTCAGGGCGGGCGGTGCACCTTAGCGTGGTGGTGCAACAAAGGACGAGAGCTACCATGAGCAAAGTAGAGAGATTATCCATTTTGTGATTAATTTTTGGATATTGACACCAATAATCACCAAACAATCTTTATATAGAGTCATTCTTGGTTAACTATATTCTTAATGTATTCTTTATTTTAGACTGTTTTGTTCTTATCTTTTATTTTGTCAGTGTTCTTATCTTTtccacacacacaaaaatagTAAATAAACACACATATATCTCTTTACTCGTCCTGGGAATAGGAAAAGaagaatatatatagttttcaacatatttttttagtttttagtttgttGAATTTGATTAAATCTAGAGTATGCtaataactttctaaatattaaCCATCAGACCAAAACAATTTAGCTGTGTATATAAAAACTATTTCAACAACAACATGTACATCTATTTTTCTTCGAAAGTAACTAATTACCTTGTCTTCTTTATATTGAAACATATGGAAGTCGATCGTGGGACGCATGAATTCTTTTGCCACTGAGTATTGGCTTGGTCACTTGAGTGGAGCGAAGAAGATTGTGGCTGGACCGAAACCAAATTAATACACATGATAATGAATATCAAAAATGTTGATGTTAATCGAGAGCTCTTGGTCTAGTGGTAATCAGGAGCAAAGTTACATTGGCGCTTCTGGGTGCAAGTCCACCCATAATGTTTTAAGAACATAAAATAGTTATGACTGAATTAGCTCAGTTGGTAGTGAATGCACCCAGTGGATCTTATGGTAGGGATTCCATGCACCCACAATCAcatttattacatatataatatattttatcagCATTATGCAcccattaatttatttttctggcTTCGTCCCTAATGATAATGGAACTCTAGCTGGAGTGCCTGTTCTGGGTTCGGATTGTCTTAATCACCTTCCCGCTTATATCTATGCGTGTCCAAATATAAGGTTTTGTGGGGATTAGTTTGAGTTTACCGTCAGGGATCCCCACGAACATCAAAATAaacaaagcaaaaacaaaaatgttgACGTGTTACCTAATGTAAAATCAACGTTAGGCCAAAATTACCATTATAAGgccttaaatataattttctttttgggtTCAACCTGTTCTTATGAAATTCAACACCATCAATAACGTGAACATCACAGAGTCACATGTGGATTGGTGTTTCATTTTAGTTACTTCAGCCCATGATTCAGCAATGACCATTAGTACATTTTTTGTCGTAGTCATTAGTACATTAATCGCAATATGTACCACTATATAAAGTTATTTCCCGAGAAAACGATCGATCTTTACTGttgtaaagaaaaacaaatcgaCGAAAGTTACCACGTCATGTAGcaatattataaataacatTTGACCATTTGCATGCATGGACATATTACATCTACGTGACACACGgtccgtatatatatatagtcgaCCTATACTTGCAAAGAACTCTAATGACGCACCAAATGACGCCACGCGATAAATCTCAACGAATACACCACCACAAACatatagaaaacaaaagatATGTCTGCAAAGGTGAAAAGCCATGATTAATTAGTGGATTCTCAACGTACTTTGCATCCATTTACGCTTATGTATACACGCACACACATAAAAAGCATGTATCCTGGAGATGAAACTGACGTTGGAaggccaaaaaaaaacttataacatATTAGTTACGGTGCGTGGctcttttttggttttaatcAGTTACTAAACATCAAATTTGCAACTCAGTTTCTTAGAAACGACAGACGTTGTTAAAGATGATTTAAAGGCGATAATGTTGCCTGTTAACATCCATTGCCAAATATGATTTAGCGACACATTTAGGTTTTACCAATTTACAAAATGTTGTCGTTATATGGCTTGGTTTTGTAGTGGTTAATAACTTTACATGCGTTATTTGAATTACAATTGATAGAAAATATGTAAAAGATAGTCCCATACTTTTGACTAAAGTTTTTTCCCCTCGACTTTAATTAGAGATTTAATAAAAGTTCTTTATCTAAATATGACCTAAACCGTACGTAGCCGTCGCATATACTAATCTGTATGTATAAATCACCAATTCAACATGATCCAGATTATATACATCTCAAAACTGAAATTTCTTTTCCTCAAGCATAGGGAAATTCGTTAATTAGCAGAAGGGCAAAGAATCAAATGTATATATTCTTAATGATTCGCATGGATCTTATTAAGATTAAATCCAAGAGGGTATAAATAGAGATTGTACATATATATGTCTACAAATATGTAAACGAAGTATTattgtaaatttatatttctctaactgtTTTGATGGGAGATTTTTAACTTAGAAGTTTGTAATTATATAACCCgtacataataaatagtatgCAAATGTGCAATGGAATgttgatataattttatactgtaataaataaaaattgggaTATTTTCAAAAAGCCAATATGTGAAGCTTTTCAATTGGACATTAAAGTTTGATTTCACATGAGACCGAACCAAAGACTTACGATGAGCACATTCACATAATAGcataactatttatatatacaatggAATGTTGATCTGTATTATAGTAAATGAAGTTGGAATTATTAAAAAGCTAATATATGAAGCTTTTGTATTGAAATTAAAGTTTGGTTTCACATGGGATCGAACCAAACATGAGTCTGGCTGACCATGAAAAGGTTCATGTCGAATAAATTAATTAAGCAATGTATATGTAATTGTTGGCCTCTACTTTATTATATATGAGATGCATGTGGCTGTTGCTCcacatatatttttctaatattcCTAAATGAgctaacttaatgtattttctgatatagtttttgattaattgtcatattaacaacaaaaatatatttttatcagaaATGTATACTTCACTAAAACTTCAGATTTCTCCGTTTCTCCATattaatcaattaaaataagaaatctcTCAATTATACTTTGAGTCGGCATATTACTAGTTTATATTTCAATGTTTCCGTGAAGCAAGCAAGTATATATACTTTTTTGCTCGTAGGAGTGTAGGATATAGGGTTCTTTACAAAAAGCATTGGTCTCATCTCTCGTGCAAAGCACCAGTTTGCTTCAGTTAATTGGAAAGTGTTCCTTAGATTCTTTATTTCTTTTCGGTTTGATTAATTTTACTCCACCCTTTGTCtaccttctttttcttttttagattGAAATGATGATTCTAGTCCCTCTCCAGTGTCCATCCCGTGTAGAaagaaatcaaaaatattttatttttcttcaacAAAAAGAGCTCCATCGTGGCTGTAAATATCATAGCAAGTATATGTTCGCAATACATCTGTTGATGCGATGCGAtgcgagaaaaaaaaagaattacgaTCAATGAAGTTAAAATGCTCGTGgaatgtttttttaatgtactagggtttatttttttaatgctcgtagggcgggatattagttaatttgatattcattaaatgctcgagttgaaatttgttttaagattcaaaaatttggttatctgttatgtcttacttattagtatgcggtggtatagttgtttttcgattattcttgctttgatattgtatcaaattaactaattgtccaactcataattatagatgtacaaatgtggatttgtgataaagtttgatgacaatactgttttttttaattcttattcatagtgatgtgtgcatgtgtcagaaagaggcctataacaatttttatgtttttatgtatggattttaaatatatattattttgtataatgtatACTTGCtttacaacatttgcttgtagactaaaaaaattattctctatatttttaaaagagaaaatatttagtctagaatataacatggacatatgtattgactatttatagaagttgggtgttattttaaaatgacatatgtatagagatttttaaatcattacttcactggcacaaaacatttataactgtaaatattttcttttaaaagcaaaactaataaaaacgtgtacaacaaatgtattttgatatatattatatgcatcaagttataaaggttggaaacattgcaaaattgtttggagcaaagtttttaacttcacgatcttcatcttgatgtcagttcagtgtcggccctggtcacaagcagaagaagcatgggcttccagctggtacacgataataagtattttcgcggtcacatatttataaaaagtgactttagcctattggttctaagagaaattaccagcgctagaggtgctgggtttcaattacccttaactgcattcatttattttggccataaatataaaatgagaCACGTGTCACTCTCAGAACGCACGAATTGATGATgtggcttcacgggagagaggcgaacatttcttaatataatacataacgttgaaaatacattattactgatcactaaaaaattatgttagtagtaataaaaatgaaatgacaacacatttattaaaaccatagaacgGCACGCAATAAGGTATTATGTAATATAGaaactacaaattaaatatgctcaacgcaaacacacataaaaatgagacatcatatttggatatatttaaataaataattttgaaattactcaaaagaaactaaattattaaaaattacttaaaagaaactaaattattaaaaattaatatacaaataaaactaaagaaatattttgtaacgtcaaaataataaatgaataaaaatatattatgttaataaaatatattttagattttaaagacttctaattcatgtaatattacaaaattcaaaatttgtttattacaattattattttaccattagatatattaaaataatattctagatcgatattcaattgtcagttttcaactattacacgtaaaagATTATTGTTCAGTACGCTTTTTTTAGAAAAgagggttttatattttaagtaggttattggagtactttttcttttcgtgaatttattcgaaatgagattccgatcttttaaactaaggCCTTGATTGGTAGAGCATTAGCATTAGCAGTAGCAGTATGCTATAGAAGCAGTATGCTGCAGGCGTTGTATGCTTTTGTTAAACTGTTTAATATGATGATTGGTATAGCAGTATGAGtatgatatttaaaattattataaaaattagtatataacatataatatatttatttttaatgaatatatttctaatatatataaatatattaacttataaaattaaaaagatatataattaatttattttatttaacaatttaaaatttatattataaaatatctatttctaaaaataatttttcaattttgaaataaattaaattatattttaaatgtgaaatactattttttttaaaaaaatattttttattggaaattaattttagaaatcaaaattttatattctggatataaaaataattttatgatattattagataaaataaatgaattaattatatattttctttaattttataaattataaatgcaaATGCTCTTCTAAAAGCTTCATCTGAGAGTATTGGCTAGAGAACATTGGCTAGAGAGCATTTGGAGAGCATTAGCATTTAGTAAATGCTTCGCTAATTGTTTTTCTGACAACTGTTGATTGGATAATGTAGAGCATAATGTTATACCAATCAATGcttaagataatttatgttctatgcataattatatttttttacataactctaaaatctcggacttgattctttatattttattagttaattgtgttacatataatagaaatacttacttcaaactaaaaaagaaatcaaatttaaaaattagttatatataatttaatatacaaaaatttaaatataaataaaaatgataaatataacaactttaaatatattatctgcGCGTAGCGCGGATAAATGATCTGGTGTTCATAAATAACTAATTCcaaagaaaattaaacaaaGTATTCAATCTTAATCTGAAAAGTAAACCTTTCTAGAAATATGTCATTCTTGAATTAGTCTGTATAATATACCAAACGTGTGAAATGTCGATTGTTTCTTCATCACTAAGGTATTACAGACGTTTGGTTATTTAAtttcaagaaaaatatttatttttatttttgctatACGGACCCCAAACGAGCAATGGTGCCCCACAAAATATTTCTTGCTTTTACAAAGTTGGCTCTACAAGTTTTTAAACCCGCCATAGTGCAACATGACTCAAAAGCTGCTTATACAGTATAATATACGGTTGTATACCGTATTTTAAAGTGACTAAAATACCCCTGTTTATTTGTCCATAAATATCAAGCTCCAACAATGCAATTCTTCCCTTTTCCCCTTCTAATCTCTCTCATCTCTCTACTAGGAAAAAATAAGCAATTATGTTGTCCACTGTACCGGCCTTTTCCATGTCTGAACCGGGTTTAGTTAATCAATTTCAGGGATTCCAAACCGGGTTCACTCCTTGGGAATGGGACTGCTCTGATCTCTTTTCCGTTAACCAGCTGCCTCTTGAACCGGCCGTTCCCAGTCCATGTTTTGCTGAATCCGACTCTGGTCTCGTCAAAATTAAACCTGGTTTTGATGGCATCAAACCCGGTTCTGATGAAAATTATACCGGTTTCATCAAAACTAAACCCGGTTTTGACGAAGCCCAAAGTTCCCACGGCGTACCAGATGAACCGGACTCGGACGACCCAAAACAATGGACAGCCATCGTGAGTTTACACTCGGGAGAGCAGAATCATAACCGGAATAAACTAATTCAACCCGAGATGACcgaggagaagaagaggaagaggatggAATCGAACCGGGAATCAGCGAAACGGTCGAGAATGCGTAAACAAAGTCACATTAATAACTTAAGGAACCAAGTAAACCAGCTCGACTTGGAAAACCGTGAGCTCAAGAACCGGCTCCAGTTATTTACATACCAGCTTCAACGAGTGAATACAGACAACATCCAGCTCGTGGCGGAACAAGACATTCTCCGGTTAAGATTGTCGGAGATGAGGCGGATCCTGATGATCAGACGACAACAACAATGGGGACTCAATAACCGGAGAATGATCATGACTGAACAAAACCCATCTACGATCATG of the Brassica rapa cultivar Chiifu-401-42 chromosome A03, CAAS_Brap_v3.01, whole genome shotgun sequence genome contains:
- the LOC103862576 gene encoding LOW QUALITY PROTEIN: VQ motif-containing protein 29 (The sequence of the model RefSeq protein was modified relative to this genomic sequence to represent the inferred CDS: substituted 1 base at 1 genomic stop codon) — its product is MKQVVFKKYLLILKTFINLXSQAFMSQSYLSAQETNTLTTRNYLMSLHSTRKQPSKPMKRPVSSPLKSMHPQVYRVEPANFKELVQRLTGAPEHDDVVKPFKSFDDLANESSSSLAFDLSSSSWGDLSLQTPANLSRW
- the LOC103862577 gene encoding basic leucine zipper 63, whose product is MLSTVPAFSMSEPGLVNQFQGFQTGFTPWEWDCSDLFSVNQLPLEPAVPSPCFAESDSGLVKIKPGFDGIKPGSDENYTGFIKTKPGFDEAQSSHGVPDEPDSDDPKQWTAIVSLHSGEQNHNRNKLIQPEMTEEKKRKRMESNRESAKRSRMRKQSHINNLRNQVNQLDLENRELKNRLQLFTYQLQRVNTDNIQLVAEQDILRLRLSEMRRILMIRRQQQWGLNNRRMIMTEQNPSTIMDHMIYISK